The genome window atactcatacacacacacacacacacacacacacacacacacacacacacggggggggggggggggggggtccccgcGCCGCCCgcggagagaaggaggaggaggaccagtAGAAGAAGGaataggagaagagaggagagatagctcagcagttaagaggatttgttgctcttgcagaggactggggttcaattcccagcccccacacagtGGTTAACTGTAACTCCAAATCAGGAGTTCAGATGCCCTGTTCTGACCTTGGCAGACACCAAGCACACAAATGGTGTACATACATAACATTCAGATAAAATGCTCACAAAGGAAATGAATAGatctaattaattttttcataaaaaagaaaaaagttatggAGCATTATTGCGCTATTACATAAGATTTAGTAACTCTATAAGCAGTGCTATATAGTAAACAGCTCCCCTTAATCTGAAGTTGGATTGAGATGAACATTACTTTCAACAATTCTACCCCAATCAATAGATAAGCGAAATCCAGGAAGTGACTTTCTGATAAGTCAAGCTGCTGCTCCCTGTTTGAGATGAATTTGCTTCTTCTGcaacaacaaatatttaaaaactggcccagagagaggaaaaaagctAGTTAATAAATGTGCAAAATACCAACTTGCTCTTGTGAGTGTGAAGGCAGAGCTGATGACATGAAGTCTTTCATCATTTTTCACTTTATATTTCtgtggcagggtctctcagtgaacctggagcttgccatttcAGATAGACTGGCTGGTCAACAAGCCCTCAGGATCCAATTGTCCCACCTCCCGGTGCTGAGGTCATGGACCCACACCACCACGTCAGGGATCCTCTACTTGTGAGGTAGGTATTTATTTGCTGAGTTATCTCCCAAGTCTCCATTTGAGATTttaatttctcctttccctcatAGGAAAAGGAGGCAGACAGGGGGGAAATAGAAAACCCCagctggaaagatagctctgAGGATAGGGGCAggcgcttgctgctcttccagagaacccaagttcagttctcaacattcatattgggtggctcacaactgccgaTAATCAGAGCTTCctgggatctggcaccttcttccagcctctgcaggcattCACACATAAGTGGTTTACACacatacttaaataaaataaacttcttgGATTTCTCCACAGATTTTAAGAATATAAGAGACCAAATCTTCTGGTATGTCCAGCATGATGGCACAAACCTCTAATCAGGATGAGAAatccaaggccagcatgggctacacaagACTATACCTCAGTGAACCACAAAAAGCAAGGAGAGGGACTCATAAGACCCCACCCCTCTACAAAGACCCAAAGGCAGCACTAATTGCTGAGGAGAGAAACATTATCAAGGTGAAGCCACTGGTAAGATGGGAATAAGAGAGGTTAGTTGGAGGTTAGatggggtggatatgatcaaaatagattaTACACATGTGCAAATTTACCATAATGAAACCATTATTATAAATAACATATACtaataaacttaaaaatgtttacaaatatattttaattttaatttagtgCTGCCAATATTTGTCAAAAAAGCATTAATTATCCACCTTATGATGTCCCCCTCCTGAATATGCAATTATTCCCTCTTTATAATGACTCTCCATTCCTTAAGGAAACTCAAACCCTTCAGTATTGTCTATTATCATAAATTCCAAGGGTTTCTAAAATTCAAAAAGACTctatttaataccagcactcatgaGGTTAAGGCAGGATCTAAAGTTCAAATTTGAGGGTGACCATTTTTAACCTCCTTTGAGATAGGATAGTGAGTCATGTCTGAATTCCAGCTCTAGGGATACTGAGGAAGGAGGGTGAGTTCTAGTTTGAGACCTATAGAAAATCcctgccaaaaaaagaaaaacctgtatTTGGAAATCTAATTTAAGACTCTAatttaagagatggctcagaggttaagagcactagctgctcttccagatgtcctgagttcagttcccagcaaccacatagtggctcacaactgtctagatctggtgccctctcctggtgtgtaggcagaacactgtgtatttATAGGGAAAATCTCATTTAAGACAGTCAGTGACTactgactataatcccagcacttaaaagaGATTGATGAAGTCAATTGCTGCAACTCTGActccagtctgggctacaagtGACTtcgagaccctgtctctgaaaataaataaacaaacaaacaaataaataaatgagtgagtgagtgaatgaatagatagataaataaatacataaaatagataCATCAATaaatgctggggagatggcttggtgggcaggagtgcttgctgccaagcctaatgacctgagatTGATCCCAGAGCCCATAtggtgtatggggggggggggggggaacgacaggttgtcctctggcctccacatgctctatgacatgtgcacacacgaccacacaaacacaccccacACAACAAATAGATAAGGGTAATAAAACTTTAAGATAAAATTTTCATTCCCTTTAAGATGGAGTTACTGCCGGGTGAcatggtgcacgccttcaatcccagcactcgggaggcaaagcctgGCGGATGTcagggagttcgaggccagcctggtctacggagtgagtctacagtccaggacagccagggctacacagagaaatcttgtctgcggagggggagggagggggcaaaGATGTGGTCACTTGTGAGCAAAACAGTTTCTTTTGCCACAGCTGACgttctattctttttgttttgttttggttttggttttatagacagggtttctctgtgtagctttgcgcctttcctggatctcactctgtagcccgggctggcctcgaactcacagagatccgcctgcctctgcctccagagtgctgggatgacaggcgtgcgCCCGGCCTGTTCTTTCTATTCGGACTGCCTCCACTCGTGTCCGTCCCTGACCCTCAGGCTGGCCCTCGGGGATGTCCTCACTTCCAGGAGCACGTGCCCCACGCCTTCACGGAGCGCGCCCCGGGTGGGCTTACACGCTATCAAGATGTGGGGGCCACTGCCCGGgcgggggtggcacacgcctttaatcccagcactcgggaggcagaggcaggcggatctctgcgagttcgaggccagcctgggctacagagcgagttccaggacaggcgcaaagctacacagagaaaccctgtctggggggggaaaaaaaaaaaagaaactgtctcaaaaaagaaaaaaataaagatgcgGGGCCATAAATCCCGGAGGAAACCCCAAATCAACCCTTCCACGGGTGTTCTTTCTCCTCCAGCTCTCTGCGGGGCGGCCATGAGAGGGCTCGCGGCCAAACCCCGCCGCCTCCCCGCAGCGACAAGCAGCGCTCTGCTCTCCCGCATCCTGACCAAGAACCCATGACAGCTCCTCCCCTCCGCCCCCTCCGCCCCCGCCGGCCCTCCAGTCCCCATTTCCCGCCGCGGTCCTCGGTCACTTCTGCTGCGCTTCTGAGGGCAGAGGCGGACGGGGCGCCGGCTCTGAGGAGAAAATGTCTCCGCAGCCCACAGGGGCCAGGTTTCCCCGCGCCCAACGCCTGCCTCTGCGGCTGGATGAGAGCCAGCTACCTTCCGGGGCGACCAGGACCCACAGACGAGGCGCAGCCTACGCCGTCGCAGCCATCCCGCACAGCCTCGCCGCCTCGACCTACTTTTCCCGCCACCGAGAGAAGGCGCGAGGAACACGGGCCGGCCCCGCCCCCCAGCGGCGTGCGCCCCGAGGTGGTGCGCATGCGCGGCGGGAAGACGCCGTGCGTTCGCGCAGCTGGAGTTATGCCGCCATCTTCCAAACTGAGGCCTGGGGAAACTACAAGTCCCATAATCCTCGCGGGTGccggttttttttttgttttgtttttttccccactaGGCAGCGGAGCGCCCGAGGCACTTCGTTCTCGTACTTCGGCTTCCAATCGCCGCCGCCTTCCTGTTTTCATGCTATAACCCTTATCTTTTCGTTCCCCTCACGCTTTTATATCTTGTTTGCGCCCATCTTGAGCTCCACTCCTGCCTCTACAGTGCTCTTCTGACAGTCTGTTGGCAGGGAATCTCCGCCAGCCATCACTCTGCGGACTCGGCATCGAATCAGTGCTTCCCACTGGCCGGAGCAGCGGGGAGAGCGAGTCCTACCCTTTCCCGCCCACACTCGCTTGTGTGTAAAGTGGAGCAGAGCTGCAGCCTCAGGGCTGCAGGATCAACACCCGCCCTGGCGCTGACAACGCCACTGGGGACTGAGACGCAGGCGCCGCACTACGGCGGAGGCGTCCGAGTCCAGACGGAGGTGCAGGGCGGAGGGAAGGCGTGGTTCTCTAGGTGTTCGCGGTTGGGCAAAGGAGGGGGGTCGCGAGGACGAAGGGGCCCTCTCGGGGAAGAGGAACTTGGACCACGTCGGATGTTTCGGTGCTCTTTCCTCATTGTTTTCCATACAGAAACTATCTTAAGTGACGGATTGCATTTTCATGATAGCAGTTCTTGAGACGGCGTGCTTGAGTCCTCGCCTACTTTATCACTCTCCCCCTGCGACTCCCATTAAGCCCTCCTAATTCTAATTAGATGGgcggaaggaagaaggaagagctcATGAATAATCCACGGCCCCGCCCCTTTCGCTGGGAACCGCGCACACCCCTTGGGGATCGTGCTGACGCACGCTGCGTGTATCTAACCCGAGGAAGCGGCGTCACACGCCCCGCCCCTGAGGGCCGAGGGGGGCGGGGCGTCGCCTCCAGCACGTGTCGCCCCTTCTACCCGCGCAAGCCCGAAAGGCTTGTGCGCAGGCGCCCTCGGGGAGGGGCGGGGATGGGGGAGGCAGGAGGCGGGGCCGGGAGGTTGTTGGGTTTAGAGCCGGGCGGAGACCACGGAGGCTCATTCCTCAGGAGCAAGGGTCGGGTGTCAAGGAGACCTTCTCCGCACCAGCTCCGGTCCCCCGCCGACGGTGGGTGGGATCGCACGGCAGAGACAAAGGATATCAGTAGGGCTTGCACGTAGCGGCGAAGGGAAGTCGGGTGTCCGTGTGGGGTGGTGGGCGTCtcgggctgggggagggggagaggccCTCGGCCaggggaggggggtgctgtatttAAACTCCCGGAGCCGTTAAGTTGGGTCGCACTCCCGATGCGCGCGCAGCAGCCCGGGGGGTGGCGGAGTGCGCATGCGTGGCTCCCGGGCGAGCGGAACGCGCGCCCGTCGTGCGCGCTCGCGGCGGAGTGGTAGTGGCGGCGcacgcggcggcggcggcggcgcacgcgcAGTGGGCCCCTCGGCTCGTCCGGGTCTCGCGGGCATCTTGTTTTGGTCTCGCGGGCGAGCGGGGCGCGCTTTTGGTTGGGGGGCGcgggagggaggtggaggcccTCCCGGGCGCCGGGCGGAGCTGCGCGCGCACTCGGGGACGGGAaggggcgggcgggcgggagtGAGTGAGGCGGCCTCCGCAGGGGCGGCCGGGGGGCTTCCCCTTGGTCCCTTCTCGGCCCCTCCGCGTGGGGAGGGCAAAGTCCGCGGGGCGAGGAGATGATCGAGATGGCGGCCGAGAAGGAGCCCTTTCTGGTGccggccccgccgccgccgctcaGAGATGAGTCGGGCGGAGGGGGCGGCCCCGAGGTGCGGCCGCCCCGGGACGGGACGGAACGCGGGCCGGGCCCACGCGCGCCCTCGGCCGGCGGCGGCAGCGGAGGGGGCGGCCCCCAGGCCCAGGCGCCCGGGGAGCCCCGCGGGGAGGAGCGCCGGGGAGGGGGCGGGACGGACCTGGGCCCCCCGGCCCCTCCTCGGCCCCGCAATGGCTACCAGCCCCACCGACCCCCCGGGGGTGGCGGGGGCAAGAGGAGAAATAGCTGTAACGTCGGGGGAGGCAGCGGTGGCGGCTTCAAACATCCGGCCTTCAAGAGGCGCCGGCGGGTGAATTCGGACTGCGACTCGGTGTTACCCTCCAATTTCCTTCTGGGGGGCAATATATTTGACCCGCTGAACCTGAATAGCCTCCTGGATGAGGAAGTCAGCCGAGCGCTCAATGCGGAGACCCCAAAGTCATCCCCACTTCCGGCCAAGGGGCGAGACCCTGTGGAGATCCTCATCCCCAAAGATATCACTGACCCGCTCAGTCTCAACACTTGCACTGATGAGGCCCACGTAGTTCTTGCCTCGCCACTCAAGATTGGTCGCAAGCGCCATAGACACCGGGGACcgcaccaccagcagcagcaggcacCTGGAGGGAACGATAGCCACGCCGTGCTGCCCACTGACCCTCTCACCCCCTCACTCCACGGGGAGGGTGccacgcagcagcagcagcagcagcagcagcaccggGACCGGGGCCTGAACCGAGATGCCCCTCAACCTTATGAACTCAACACAGCCATCAACTGCAGGGATGAGGTTGtgtctccccttccctctgccctgcAGGGCTCCTCAGGCTCCCTTTCTGCCCCTCCAGCTGCCTCAGTTACCTCTGcaccttcatcttcctcctcccgaCATCGCAAACGTCGCAGGACTTCCAGCAAGTCGGAGGCAGGGGCTAGGGGTGGAAGCCAGGGTTccaaggagaagggcagagggagtgggggaggccGTCATCATCACCCACTACCTGCCACTGGCTTCAAAAAGCAGCAGCAAAAGTTCCAGTATGGGAACTACTGCAAGTACTATGGTTATCGCAATCCTTCCTGCGAGGACGTGCGCCTTAGGGTATTGAAGCCCGAGTGGTTTCAAGGCCGGGACGTTCTAGATCTGGGCTGCAATGTTGGCCATCTGACCCTAAGTATTGCCTGCAAGTGGGGCCCAGCCCGTATGGTGGGGCTGGACATTGATCCACGGCTTATCCATTCTGCCCGCCAAAATATCCGACACTACCTGTCTGAGGAGCTTCGTCTCCAAGCCCAGACTTCTGAGGGTAACCCAGGGacagagggggaggaagggactACCACTGTCCGAAAAAGGAGCTGCTTCCCAGCCTCACTGACAGCCAGCCGGGGTCCCATCGCTGCACCCCAAGTGCCCTTGGATGGAGCAGACACATCTGTCTTCCCCAACAATGTCGTCTTCGTCACGGTAAGAGAGTACAAAGGCTCTTGGAATAGGGTCCAAGTGTGAAGATGAGATTAAATAGGAATGTGTTGGGGGGAAGGTCATTACCTAGAGGTGTATCCTGAATCTGTTCCTCCTTACAAGAACATCTGGAGAGGACAGTCTGGATTGGCCAGAGACTCTCTACTGGGTGTGTTGTCTCTCCTCCTGTAACCTGAAAAGTGGGATCTCTACCTTCAGGCACTAACATTTGGTCTTTTCTACTACAAGGATCTCATCCCTGATAGGGGAGTTGACTTGTCCTGCTTCCAGTGGGGACTATAATCCAGACAATTCACCTTCCCCCTTGGGGGTAACCTCTACTGCTCTGTCCAGATGGAACTTTGCCCTCAAATCTCCTGAGGGAGCATGAGGTTGGCTGTCTtcaggggagggggggggggcgggacacGACTGGTAGCACTCCAGTATGTGTAGTTGGGGCCTTTGATAGGGACCTTGTTTGCATCAGCTGCTTTTCGTTTCCCTGGATACAGTACAGACTGTTGAAGTTACTGGTCAGGAACCCAATAGGCTTGGCTTTCCGTCTTGTCCGTGCTGACTCTGAATAGCAGGAGAGGAGGGCAGTGAAGAGAGGAGAGCGTTCCCAGCCTGATAGAGCATATGTCCCGTCTCCACTAGCTTTCTCCATTGAGCAGTTGTTAGACCATCCAGAGGAAGGTTTGCCCATGGCTTAGCCTGAAAAAAATGTCTTCTTTCGCGGGGAGTGGATGAAATTACCTTCCAAAGGTTTCCTAGGGTTTTTCATTTCATTGGAGAAAGAATAGGCCTGAAACATTACCAAACCTAATGGGAAGAGCCTATATGGAAGGGCCTCGGTCTTTAGAACCACCGCCTTTGTATATGAGGTCCCCAGGGCTGGAGTAAGCACAGGCTGGGGCCTCGGGAGCATTCCAGTATTCTCCAGTTGTCCCTCCGATAATTAGTTCAGTTTACCTCTGCACAGGCTCCCTTttaggtttgtttggtttagcacaggaggaagcagagggagaaagggagaagagagaacctgagacagaaagggagcaCTCTCTGTCAGGAGGAGCCTCAGAGAAGAAGGCCACCCAGGGCCGGAGTGAGGTTGTGTGTAGGACTTGGTCTCAGAGTCTGCGGTGGTTGTGGGGCCGGTGGTGCTTCTGAGCCCTCTTTTTgacctcttccccctcttctggccctcaggGTAACTATATCCTGGACCGAGATGAGCTGGTGGATGCCCAAAGACCTGAGTATGATGTGgtgctctgcctcagcctcaccaAGTGGGTGCACCTGAACTGGGGTGACGAGGGGCTGAAGCGCATGTTCCGCCGGATCTACCGCCATCTGCGCCCTGGGGGCATTCTGGTCCTGGAGCCCCAACCATGGTCCTCCTACTGCAGGAGAAAGTCTCTGACGGTGAGCTGGGTTTCTTAGGGATGGGAGACTAAACTCTAGACTTCACAAATGGCAGGGAAAGTGTTCTACCAGTAAGCTATGCCCAGcctgtttgttttggtgtttgattttgttttccccatttgtttgtttatttggtttttcaagacagggtttctctgtgtaaccgtcctggctgtcctagaactgatctgtagaccaggctggcctggaactcagagatccacctgcctctgcctcctgagttctgggatcaaaggcgtgtgccaccaaacACCTAGTCAGCCCTTTTTTATTTCAAGACTGGCTAAGCTGCTGGCCTGAACTGGCTCCCGTAgtgcaggctggtcttgaactcttcatcctcctgcttcagccttctaagTACCTGAGAAGACTGGcttgtaccaccatacccagctcagaCTTGTGAGCAAAGAGAAAACGGTGTCTGTCATTCTTGGCCAGGGAAAGGGATGGTGAGCTGAAGTGTCCCCCTCCCCTGTTTCACCAGGAAACAATCTATAAGAACTACTTTCGAATCCAGCTGAAGCCAGAACAGTTCAGTTCTTACCTGACATCTCCAGAGGTGGGCTTCTCCAGCTATGAGCTTGTGGCCACACCGAGTAACACCTCCAGAGGTAAGAGTCTCGGCTTGCTTTGTCGCTGGGAGGAATGGGCCCTGGTTGAGAGGGTGCTGGCCCTGTGGAGAATCTGAAGGTCCTACCCACCTAtcttctgtgtcttcttccttttaGGCTTCCAGCGTCCTGTGTACTTGTTCCACAAGGCCCGTTCCCCCAGCCACTAAGTGGCCTTCTGAACAGAAGGTGTGAAGAGGCTGCCCTTGCTGCTCCTGAGGATCTGGGGGAAGAGGAAATTATCCCAAGGTCTTTCCTGTCTAACTCCAAAAAGTTTCCTTTCTTGGATCTGTAAAGAGAGCTTTTCTTAAGTT of Onychomys torridus chromosome 22, mOncTor1.1, whole genome shotgun sequence contains these proteins:
- the Mepce gene encoding 7SK snRNA methylphosphate capping enzyme; this translates as MIEMAAEKEPFLVPAPPPPLRDESGGGGGPEVRPPRDGTERGPGPRAPSAGGGSGGGGPQAQAPGEPRGEERRGGGGTDLGPPAPPRPRNGYQPHRPPGGGGGKRRNSCNVGGGSGGGFKHPAFKRRRRVNSDCDSVLPSNFLLGGNIFDPLNLNSLLDEEVSRALNAETPKSSPLPAKGRDPVEILIPKDITDPLSLNTCTDEAHVVLASPLKIGRKRHRHRGPHHQQQQAPGGNDSHAVLPTDPLTPSLHGEGATQQQQQQQQHRDRGLNRDAPQPYELNTAINCRDEVVSPLPSALQGSSGSLSAPPAASVTSAPSSSSSRHRKRRRTSSKSEAGARGGSQGSKEKGRGSGGGRHHHPLPATGFKKQQQKFQYGNYCKYYGYRNPSCEDVRLRVLKPEWFQGRDVLDLGCNVGHLTLSIACKWGPARMVGLDIDPRLIHSARQNIRHYLSEELRLQAQTSEGNPGTEGEEGTTTVRKRSCFPASLTASRGPIAAPQVPLDGADTSVFPNNVVFVTGNYILDRDELVDAQRPEYDVVLCLSLTKWVHLNWGDEGLKRMFRRIYRHLRPGGILVLEPQPWSSYCRRKSLTETIYKNYFRIQLKPEQFSSYLTSPEVGFSSYELVATPSNTSRGFQRPVYLFHKARSPSH